A DNA window from Candidatus Methylomirabilota bacterium contains the following coding sequences:
- a CDS encoding glutamate synthase subunit beta, translated as MGKITGFIEFKREAPKRRPVDERVHDWQEVYLPFEADKLKMQGARCMDCGIPFCHQGCPLGNLIPDWNDLVYRDRWREAIDRLHATNNFPEWTGRLCPAPCEGSCVLGINDDPVTIKQVEVGIIEHAFDEGWVVAETPAVRTGKKVAVVGSGPAGLAAAEQLNRAGHLVTVFEKADRVGGLLRYGIPEFKMEKRILTRRLALMEASGIVFRTRADVGVTVPVQTLREDFDAIVLAGGAEWPRDLQIPGRELGGIHFAMDYLTLQNRRCEGDTVPDAEFITAQGRHVVIIGGGDTGADCLGTVHRQGARSVTQFEILPRPPDERDVASNPWPLWPNIFRVSSAHEEGGAREYSVNTTHFSGRDGRVATLHAARVEMVREGGRVSFRNIPGTEYAMEAELVLLAMGFLGPRREGLLTDLGVTLTDRGNVWRDANWMTSVPGVFAAGDMQRGQSLIVWAIAEGRSAARGVDFYLMGKSDLPAPLR; from the coding sequence ATGGGCAAGATCACCGGCTTCATCGAATTCAAGCGCGAGGCGCCCAAGCGGCGCCCGGTGGACGAGCGCGTCCACGACTGGCAAGAGGTCTACCTCCCCTTCGAGGCGGACAAGCTCAAGATGCAGGGCGCCCGCTGCATGGACTGCGGCATCCCCTTCTGCCACCAGGGCTGTCCCCTCGGCAACCTCATCCCCGACTGGAACGACCTCGTCTACCGGGATCGCTGGCGAGAGGCCATCGATCGCCTCCACGCCACCAACAATTTCCCCGAGTGGACGGGCCGCCTCTGCCCCGCGCCCTGCGAGGGCTCCTGCGTGCTCGGCATCAACGACGACCCCGTGACCATCAAGCAGGTCGAGGTCGGCATCATCGAACACGCCTTCGACGAGGGCTGGGTGGTGGCGGAGACGCCCGCGGTGCGCACCGGGAAGAAGGTCGCCGTGGTCGGCTCGGGCCCCGCCGGCCTGGCCGCGGCCGAGCAGCTGAATCGGGCCGGCCACCTCGTCACCGTCTTCGAGAAGGCGGACAGGGTGGGCGGGCTCCTGCGCTACGGCATCCCCGAGTTCAAGATGGAGAAGCGCATCCTGACGCGGCGCCTGGCTCTCATGGAGGCCTCGGGGATCGTGTTCAGGACACGGGCCGACGTCGGGGTGACCGTCCCCGTCCAGACTCTGCGCGAAGACTTCGACGCCATCGTCCTGGCCGGAGGCGCCGAGTGGCCGCGCGACCTCCAGATTCCCGGCCGCGAGCTCGGGGGCATCCACTTCGCCATGGACTACCTCACGCTCCAGAACCGTCGCTGCGAGGGAGACACCGTCCCCGACGCCGAGTTCATCACGGCCCAGGGCAGGCACGTGGTCATCATCGGCGGCGGCGATACCGGCGCGGACTGTCTCGGCACCGTGCATCGCCAGGGGGCGCGCTCGGTCACCCAGTTCGAGATCCTGCCCCGGCCGCCGGATGAGCGCGACGTCGCCAGCAATCCGTGGCCGCTCTGGCCGAATATCTTTCGCGTCTCGTCGGCCCACGAGGAGGGCGGCGCGCGGGAGTATTCCGTCAATACCACCCACTTCTCCGGTCGTGACGGGCGCGTCGCCACCCTGCATGCCGCCCGCGTGGAGATGGTCAGGGAGGGCGGCCGGGTCAGCTTCAGGAATATCCCGGGCACCGAGTATGCGATGGAGGCGGAGCTGGTTCTCCTGGCCATGGGCTTTCTGGGCCCGCGGCGCGAGGGGCTGCTTACCGACCTCGGAGTCACGCTCACGGACCGCGGCAATGTCTGGCGTGATGCAAACTGGATGACGAGCGTGCCGGGGGTCTTCGCGGCCGGGGACATGCAGCGCGGACAGTCGCTCATCGTCTGGGCCATCGCGGAGGGCCGGAGCGCCGCCCGCGGCGTCGATTTCTACCTGATGGGCAAGTCCGACCTGCCCGCTCCCCTCCGCTAG
- the gltB gene encoding glutamate synthase large subunit: MSKATPAGLPEAQGLYNPDHEHDACGVGFVVDIKGRRSHAIVAQALEVLKNLLHRGACGCEVNTGDGAGILIQIPHAFLSRECGKLGITLPVPKHYGAGLVFLPRDPAQAERCRETLATIASEEGQTLLGWRPVPTDDSPVGPSARSVEPTIEQVFIGRGAAVPDAQVFERKLYVIRKRIEHAIRQSDMADRGYFYLPSLSANTLIYKGMLSADQIETMFPDITDPLVESALALVHQRFSTNTFPSWPLAHPYRYIAHNGEINTLRGNINWMKAREALCRSALLGDDLQKILPIVIEGGSDSAIFDNVLELLVMAGRPLPLAVLMMIPEAWSGHESMSAERKEFYEYHGCLMEPWDGPASIAFTDGTVIGAVLDRNGLRPSRYYVTRDGLVVMASEVGVLDIPPERVLIKERLHPGRIFLVDTAQGRIIDDAELKHAFAIERPYGEWLATHLKPLESLPEPPSLPEPDHDTVLERQQAFGYTHEDLRILLAPMATAGEEPVGSMGTDTSLAVLSDRPRLLYDYFKQLFAQVTNPPLDGIREELVTQIATSIGPEGNLLEPVPEACRQIKLKTPILDNAELARIRHVDLPGFKATTVPMLFAVTDGAAGLAAAMEELCRRAARAVDEGYTYLIISDRGVNREWAPIPALLATAGVHHHLIREGKRVKVGLIIETGEPREVHHMALLLGYGAGAINPYLAFETLDDMIGQGILPALDHKTAVKNYIKALNKGVLKVISKMGISTIQSYRAAQIFEAIGLAKNFVDRYFTWTASRIGGIGMDVVAQEALIRHHRAFPERPIGEPELDWGGEYQWRRDGEYHLFNPDTVFKLQHATRAKQYSIFKEYTTLVNAQNEHLATLRGLFTFKSTRPPVPIEEVEPVEAVIKRFATGAMSYGSISLEAHQTLAIAMNRMGGKSNTGEGGEDPARYPRDPNGDWRRSAIKQVASGRFGVTSEYLVNAEELQIKMAQGAKPGEGGQLPGSKVYPWIAKVRHAMPGVGLISPPPHHDIYSIEDLAQLIHDLKNGNPKARVSVKLVAEVGVGTVAAGVAKAHADVVLISGHDGGTGASPLTSIKHGGVPWELGLAETQQILVMNKLRDRIIVQTDGQMKTGRDVVIAALLGAEEYGFSTAPLVVMGCIMMRVCHLNTCPVGIATQDPKLRTKFTGKPEFVEAFFRFVAEEVREHLAQLGVRTMDELIGRSDLLDVRPAVDHWKARGLDFSAILYRPPVGPEVAIRRVVEQDHGLERSLDMTTLMPLCREALERRDPVDVRLPIRNVNRTVGTILGSELTRRHGPDGLPDDTIRIHFTGSAGQSFGAFVPRGITLTLEGDANDYVGKGLSGGKLIVYPPREATFVAEENILVGNVVLYGATGGEAYFRGVAGERFAVRNSGALAVVEGVGDHGCEYMTGGRVVVIGQSGRNFAAGMSGGIAYVLDPAGDFKRRCNPGMVDLEPLVDAEDVLLVKDLLSRHIRYTQSPVAARLLVNWEETQGMFVKIMPRDYKRVLQAIKKAEESGLSVDEAVMASAHN; this comes from the coding sequence ATGTCAAAGGCGACACCGGCGGGGCTTCCGGAGGCTCAGGGGCTCTACAACCCGGACCACGAGCACGATGCCTGCGGCGTCGGCTTCGTGGTGGACATCAAGGGCCGCCGATCGCACGCCATCGTCGCCCAGGCCCTCGAGGTGCTCAAGAACCTCCTCCACCGCGGCGCCTGCGGCTGCGAGGTCAATACGGGCGACGGCGCGGGCATCCTGATCCAGATCCCGCATGCCTTTCTCAGCCGCGAGTGCGGCAAGCTCGGCATCACCCTCCCCGTCCCCAAGCACTACGGCGCCGGGCTCGTCTTCCTTCCCCGTGATCCCGCCCAGGCCGAGCGCTGCCGGGAGACGCTGGCCACCATCGCCAGCGAGGAAGGGCAGACGCTCCTGGGCTGGCGACCCGTGCCCACCGACGACAGCCCGGTGGGACCGTCCGCGCGCTCAGTCGAGCCGACGATCGAGCAGGTGTTCATCGGCCGCGGCGCGGCCGTGCCGGATGCCCAGGTCTTCGAGCGCAAGCTCTACGTCATCCGCAAGCGCATCGAGCACGCCATCCGGCAATCCGACATGGCGGACCGCGGCTACTTCTACCTGCCGAGCCTGTCCGCGAACACCCTCATCTACAAGGGCATGCTCTCGGCGGACCAGATCGAGACCATGTTCCCCGACATCACGGACCCGCTCGTGGAGTCCGCCCTCGCCCTCGTGCACCAGCGCTTCTCCACGAACACCTTCCCCTCCTGGCCGCTGGCCCATCCGTATCGGTACATCGCCCACAACGGCGAGATCAATACCCTGCGGGGCAACATCAACTGGATGAAGGCGCGCGAGGCGCTGTGCCGCTCGGCCCTCCTGGGCGACGATCTCCAGAAGATCCTCCCCATCGTGATCGAGGGCGGCAGCGACTCGGCGATCTTCGACAATGTGCTGGAGCTCCTGGTCATGGCGGGACGGCCGCTGCCCCTGGCCGTGCTCATGATGATCCCGGAGGCGTGGAGCGGGCACGAGTCCATGTCGGCGGAGCGGAAGGAGTTCTACGAGTACCACGGCTGTCTGATGGAGCCGTGGGACGGCCCCGCCTCGATCGCCTTCACGGACGGGACGGTCATCGGCGCCGTCCTCGACCGGAACGGCCTCCGCCCCTCCCGCTACTACGTCACCCGGGACGGGCTCGTGGTCATGGCCTCGGAGGTCGGCGTGCTCGACATTCCGCCCGAGCGCGTGCTGATCAAGGAGCGCCTGCACCCCGGCCGCATCTTCCTCGTGGACACCGCCCAGGGGCGCATCATCGACGATGCCGAGCTCAAGCACGCCTTCGCCATCGAGCGTCCCTACGGCGAGTGGCTGGCCACCCATCTCAAGCCGCTGGAGAGCCTGCCCGAGCCGCCGAGCCTGCCCGAGCCGGACCACGACACGGTGCTGGAGCGCCAGCAGGCCTTTGGCTACACGCACGAGGACCTGCGCATCCTCTTGGCGCCCATGGCCACGGCGGGCGAGGAGCCGGTGGGCTCCATGGGCACCGACACGTCCCTGGCCGTGCTCTCGGACCGGCCGCGGCTGCTCTACGACTACTTCAAGCAGCTCTTCGCGCAGGTGACCAATCCGCCGCTCGACGGCATCCGCGAGGAGCTGGTGACGCAGATCGCCACGAGCATAGGACCCGAGGGTAACCTGCTCGAGCCCGTGCCGGAGGCCTGCCGGCAGATCAAGCTCAAGACGCCCATTCTCGACAATGCCGAGCTGGCCCGTATCCGCCACGTCGACCTGCCGGGCTTCAAGGCCACGACCGTGCCGATGCTCTTCGCCGTCACCGACGGCGCGGCCGGCCTGGCCGCCGCCATGGAGGAGCTCTGCCGCCGCGCCGCCCGGGCCGTCGACGAGGGATACACCTATCTCATCATCTCGGACCGCGGGGTGAACCGCGAGTGGGCGCCCATCCCGGCGCTCCTGGCCACGGCGGGCGTGCATCACCACCTGATCCGGGAGGGCAAGCGGGTCAAGGTCGGGCTCATCATCGAGACGGGGGAGCCGCGCGAGGTTCACCACATGGCCCTGCTCCTGGGCTACGGGGCGGGGGCCATCAACCCCTATCTCGCCTTCGAGACGCTCGACGACATGATCGGCCAGGGCATCCTGCCCGCCCTCGATCACAAGACGGCCGTGAAGAACTACATCAAGGCGCTGAACAAGGGCGTGCTCAAAGTCATCTCGAAGATGGGCATCTCCACCATCCAGTCGTACCGCGCCGCGCAGATCTTCGAGGCCATCGGGCTCGCCAAGAACTTCGTCGACCGCTACTTCACCTGGACGGCCTCGCGCATCGGCGGGATCGGCATGGATGTGGTGGCGCAGGAGGCGCTCATCCGGCACCACCGCGCCTTCCCCGAGCGGCCCATCGGCGAGCCGGAGCTCGACTGGGGCGGCGAATACCAGTGGCGGCGCGACGGCGAGTACCACCTTTTCAACCCCGACACCGTCTTCAAGCTCCAGCACGCCACGCGCGCCAAGCAGTACTCGATCTTCAAGGAGTACACCACCCTCGTCAACGCCCAGAACGAGCACCTGGCCACGCTCCGGGGACTGTTCACGTTCAAGTCCACACGGCCGCCCGTGCCCATCGAAGAGGTCGAGCCCGTCGAGGCCGTCATCAAGCGCTTCGCCACTGGCGCCATGTCGTACGGCTCCATCAGCCTCGAGGCCCATCAGACGCTGGCCATCGCCATGAACCGCATGGGCGGCAAGTCCAACACGGGCGAGGGCGGCGAAGACCCCGCCCGCTACCCGCGCGATCCCAACGGCGACTGGCGCCGCAGCGCCATCAAGCAGGTCGCCTCCGGTCGCTTCGGCGTCACCAGCGAGTACCTCGTCAATGCCGAGGAGCTCCAGATCAAGATGGCCCAGGGCGCCAAGCCGGGCGAGGGCGGCCAGCTTCCGGGGAGCAAGGTCTATCCCTGGATCGCCAAAGTGCGCCACGCCATGCCGGGGGTGGGACTCATCTCTCCGCCCCCGCACCACGACATCTACTCGATCGAAGACCTGGCGCAGCTCATCCACGATCTCAAGAACGGCAATCCAAAGGCGCGCGTGAGCGTCAAGCTCGTGGCCGAGGTCGGGGTGGGCACGGTGGCGGCCGGGGTGGCCAAGGCCCATGCCGACGTCGTCCTCATCTCGGGCCACGACGGCGGCACGGGCGCCTCTCCCCTGACCTCCATCAAGCATGGGGGCGTCCCCTGGGAGCTCGGCCTGGCGGAGACGCAGCAGATCCTGGTCATGAACAAGCTCCGCGACCGCATCATCGTCCAGACCGACGGCCAGATGAAGACGGGCCGCGACGTGGTCATCGCCGCCCTCCTGGGCGCGGAGGAGTACGGCTTCTCCACCGCCCCCCTCGTCGTCATGGGCTGCATCATGATGCGCGTCTGCCATCTCAACACGTGCCCGGTCGGCATCGCGACCCAGGACCCGAAGCTCCGCACCAAGTTCACGGGCAAGCCCGAGTTCGTCGAGGCCTTCTTCCGCTTCGTCGCCGAAGAGGTGCGCGAGCACCTGGCCCAGCTCGGCGTCCGCACCATGGACGAGCTCATCGGCCGCTCGGATCTTCTCGACGTGCGGCCGGCCGTGGATCACTGGAAGGCGCGCGGGCTCGACTTCTCGGCCATCCTCTATCGGCCCCCCGTCGGCCCCGAGGTCGCCATCCGCCGGGTGGTCGAGCAGGATCACGGCCTCGAGAGGTCGCTGGACATGACCACCCTCATGCCGCTCTGCCGCGAGGCCCTCGAGCGCCGGGACCCCGTGGACGTGCGTCTGCCCATCCGCAATGTCAACCGGACGGTGGGGACGATCCTGGGCTCGGAGCTGACTCGGCGCCATGGTCCAGACGGCTTGCCCGACGACACCATCCGCATACATTTCACCGGCTCGGCCGGCCAGAGCTTCGGCGCCTTCGTCCCCCGCGGCATCACTCTCACGCTCGAGGGCGATGCCAACGACTATGTCGGCAAGGGCCTCTCGGGCGGCAAGCTCATCGTCTATCCGCCGCGCGAGGCGACCTTCGTGGCCGAGGAGAACATCCTGGTGGGCAATGTCGTGCTCTACGGCGCCACGGGCGGCGAGGCCTATTTCCGCGGGGTGGCGGGGGAGCGCTTCGCCGTGCGCAACAGCGGCGCCCTCGCCGTCGTGGAGGGCGTGGGCGACCACGGGTGCGAGTACATGACGGGCGGCCGCGTCGTCGTCATCGGGCAGAGCGGGCGCAACTTCGCCGCGGGCATGTCGGGCGGCATCGCCTATGTGCTCGACCCCGCGGGCGACTTCAAGCGGCGCTGCAATCCCGGCATGGTCGATCTGGAGCCGCTCGTCGACGCCGAGGACGTCCTGCTTGTGAAGGACCTCCTCTCCCGCCACATCCGCTACACTCAGAGCCCGGTGGCCGCGCGACTGCTCGTCAACTGGGAGGAGACCCAGGGCATGTTCGTCAAGATCATGCCGCGCGACTACAAGCGCGTGCTCCAGGCCATCAAGAAGGCCGAGGAGAGCGGCCTGTCCGTCGACGAAGCCGTGATGGCGTCCGCCCACAACTAG
- a CDS encoding LysR family transcriptional regulator, whose product MNLDALKLYCDVVRLRSFSRGAAANGISQSAASQAIQQLEGELDVPLLDRSRRPLVATKAGRVFFDACRGLLQGFARARSELLASKEMVDGTVRVAAIYSVGLHDMSRHMQPFMSAHPHARVLLECLHPHKVVEAVLNDEADLGVLSYPTASRTLAVMPLRSEPMVLVTHPSHRLAKRRLVQPGDLSGEKFVAFDRDLAVRRAIDRALRQHGVKVNVVMEFDNVETIKQAIGIAAGVSILPRPTVVMESGMRTLATVPLALPGLARPIGIIYRRGKQMPPAVSRFIDVLRKADDAQGGDHTQDRRDANWGSAGAIRGPR is encoded by the coding sequence GTGAACCTCGACGCGCTCAAGCTCTACTGCGACGTGGTCAGACTCCGGAGCTTCTCGCGCGGCGCCGCCGCCAACGGCATCTCACAATCGGCCGCGAGTCAGGCCATCCAGCAGCTCGAAGGCGAGCTCGACGTGCCCCTGCTGGATCGCTCGCGACGCCCGCTCGTGGCTACCAAGGCGGGCCGGGTCTTCTTCGACGCCTGCCGCGGCCTGCTCCAGGGATTCGCCAGGGCGCGTTCGGAGCTTCTCGCCTCCAAGGAGATGGTCGACGGGACGGTGCGGGTGGCCGCCATCTACTCGGTGGGCCTGCACGACATGAGCCGGCACATGCAGCCCTTCATGTCCGCGCATCCCCATGCCCGCGTGCTGCTCGAGTGCCTTCACCCTCACAAGGTCGTCGAGGCGGTCCTCAATGACGAGGCCGATCTGGGAGTGCTCTCGTATCCCACGGCGAGCCGAACCCTGGCCGTGATGCCGCTTCGCTCCGAGCCCATGGTGCTGGTGACCCACCCGAGTCACCGTCTGGCCAAGCGGCGGCTCGTCCAGCCCGGTGATCTGTCCGGGGAGAAGTTCGTCGCCTTCGACCGCGACCTGGCCGTCCGCCGCGCCATCGACCGCGCGCTCAGGCAGCACGGGGTGAAGGTCAATGTGGTCATGGAGTTCGACAATGTCGAGACCATCAAGCAGGCCATAGGCATCGCCGCCGGCGTGTCCATCCTACCCAGGCCCACCGTGGTGATGGAGTCAGGCATGCGCACGCTGGCCACGGTACCCCTGGCCCTGCCGGGTCTCGCCAGACCCATCGGGATCATCTACCGTCGCGGAAAGCAGATGCCGCCCGCCGTCTCGAGATTCATCGACGTGCTGCGCAAAGCCGACGACGCCCAGGGTGGTGACCATACTCAGGACCGCCGAGACGCAAACTGGGGGAGTGCGGGGGCCATTCGAGGCCCCCGCTGA
- a CDS encoding Xaa-Pro peptidase family protein produces MTSASLIIAASEADSNLYYACRFLAPDPFVYLDVGGKKILLMSDLEVDRARAQARVDEVLSLTEWEAKARQRWPQPRLTDTVTVLLEGYGVSKVEVPADFPLELADRLRERGITVAPRPHPFFPQRVIKTIEEIAAIEETQRHTETALAAALDVLRASTIRGDQVIYKGRPLTSEDLKKVVNVSLMENDCIAEHTIIACGEQGVDPHNQGSGPIHPNQGIIFDIFPRSSQTRYYADMTRTVVKGKAPDELRRLYDAVLAAQLRGIELIRDGASGGAIHTEVARTMEARGYTTGVVDGRQQGFFHGTGHGVGLDIHEPPRISRVDYELKTGQVVTVEPGLYYAGRGAVRIEDMVLVDAGGCRNLTRAPKMDLLEL; encoded by the coding sequence ATGACCAGCGCGTCATTGATCATCGCGGCCAGCGAGGCCGACTCCAACCTCTACTACGCCTGCCGGTTCCTGGCCCCCGATCCCTTCGTCTATCTCGACGTCGGCGGCAAGAAGATTCTCCTGATGTCCGACCTCGAGGTGGATCGCGCCCGCGCCCAGGCGCGGGTGGACGAGGTCCTGTCACTCACCGAATGGGAGGCCAAGGCCCGCCAGCGGTGGCCCCAGCCCCGCCTGACGGATACGGTCACCGTGCTCCTCGAGGGCTACGGCGTCTCCAAGGTGGAGGTGCCGGCGGACTTCCCTCTCGAGCTGGCCGACCGCCTTCGCGAGCGCGGGATCACCGTGGCGCCGCGGCCGCACCCATTCTTTCCCCAGCGAGTGATCAAGACGATCGAGGAGATCGCCGCGATCGAGGAGACGCAACGGCACACGGAGACGGCCCTGGCCGCGGCCCTCGACGTGCTCCGCGCCAGCACCATTCGCGGCGACCAGGTGATCTACAAGGGCCGCCCGCTGACCTCGGAGGACCTCAAGAAGGTCGTCAACGTCTCGCTCATGGAAAACGACTGCATTGCCGAGCACACCATCATCGCCTGCGGTGAGCAGGGGGTGGATCCCCACAACCAGGGGTCCGGCCCCATCCATCCCAACCAGGGAATCATCTTCGACATCTTTCCCCGCTCCTCGCAGACTCGCTACTACGCCGACATGACGCGGACCGTGGTCAAGGGCAAGGCTCCCGACGAGCTCAGGCGGCTCTACGACGCCGTCCTGGCCGCTCAGCTTCGCGGCATCGAGCTGATCCGCGACGGTGCATCGGGCGGAGCCATCCACACCGAGGTCGCGCGGACCATGGAGGCCCGCGGCTATACGACGGGGGTGGTGGACGGCCGGCAGCAGGGCTTTTTCCACGGCACCGGGCATGGCGTCGGGCTCGACATTCACGAGCCCCCGCGCATCAGCCGGGTGGACTACGAGCTCAAGACGGGGCAGGTGGTTACCGTGGAGCCTGGTCTCTACTATGCCGGCCGGGGCGCGGTGAGGATCGAGGACATGGTGCTCGTGGATGCCGGGGGCTGTCGGAACCTCACGCGCGCCCCGAAAATGGACCTGCTGGAGCTCTAG
- a CDS encoding 2-oxoacid:acceptor oxidoreductase subunit alpha, whose product MSETVTPAPAVAKPRRTLTRAVIRFAGDSGDGMQVTGEQFTTEAAWAGNDISTLPNFPAEIRAPAGTLFGVSSFQLQFGSQRVYTPGDQLDSLVAMNPAALKVHLGDLKPGGILIVNTAAFDQRNLEKAGYPKDEKGEPKSPLNDPGLAEKFRLYQVDISGMTKKCLEDLPLNAKEKERCKNFFALGLVSWIYTRPLDPTLDAIKKRFAKNPTFVEANIRVLKAGHAFGETAEMFSEHYGIEAAEMPAGVYRSMTGNRALAWGLLAAAERTQIPIVFGAYPITPASSILEELALHKRWRVRTFQAEDEIAAVTSAIGASFGGAIGVTASSGPGIALKGEGIGLAVMAELPLVIFDIQRGGPSTGLPTKTEQADLMQALYGRNSENPIVVIAPCTPGDCFYIAYEAVRIAIKYMVPVMVLSDGYLANGSEPWLIPDAKTLPDIPVNFRTEKEGFQAYLRDAATLARPWVRPGTPGLEHRIGGIEKQDGTGNISYEPDNHDHMVRTRAEKVRRVAQEIPATVVNGPESGDVLVVGWGGTYGAITAAVEEAQMEGKSVASAHIRHLNPLPPDLGQILRQYRRVLVPEINLGQLVRVLRAEYLVDAVGFNRVRGMPLASQEILEAIHQLLEAKQ is encoded by the coding sequence ATGAGCGAAACGGTAACGCCCGCCCCGGCGGTCGCGAAACCGCGCCGTACCTTGACTCGCGCCGTCATCCGATTCGCCGGCGATTCCGGCGATGGCATGCAGGTGACCGGCGAGCAGTTCACGACAGAAGCGGCGTGGGCCGGCAACGATATCTCGACCCTGCCCAATTTCCCCGCGGAGATCCGCGCTCCCGCCGGCACGCTCTTCGGCGTGTCGAGCTTCCAGCTCCAGTTCGGCAGCCAGCGCGTGTACACGCCGGGCGATCAGCTGGACTCTCTGGTGGCCATGAATCCCGCCGCCCTCAAGGTGCATCTTGGCGACCTCAAGCCGGGGGGCATCCTCATCGTCAACACCGCCGCCTTCGACCAGCGCAACCTCGAGAAGGCGGGCTATCCGAAGGACGAGAAGGGCGAGCCCAAGAGCCCGCTCAACGATCCCGGTCTGGCCGAGAAGTTCCGGCTCTACCAGGTGGACATCAGCGGCATGACCAAGAAGTGCCTCGAGGATTTGCCCCTCAACGCCAAGGAGAAGGAGCGCTGCAAGAACTTCTTCGCTTTGGGATTGGTCTCCTGGATCTATACGCGGCCGCTCGATCCGACCCTGGATGCCATCAAGAAGCGCTTCGCCAAGAACCCGACCTTCGTGGAGGCCAATATCCGCGTGCTCAAGGCCGGCCACGCCTTCGGCGAGACGGCGGAGATGTTCTCCGAGCACTACGGCATCGAAGCCGCGGAGATGCCTGCGGGCGTCTATCGCAGCATGACGGGCAACCGGGCGCTCGCCTGGGGGCTCCTGGCCGCGGCGGAGCGGACGCAGATCCCCATCGTCTTCGGCGCCTATCCGATCACGCCGGCCTCGAGCATCCTGGAAGAGCTGGCCCTGCACAAGCGCTGGCGGGTGCGGACCTTCCAGGCCGAGGACGAGATCGCCGCCGTCACCTCCGCCATCGGCGCGTCCTTTGGCGGCGCCATCGGCGTCACCGCCTCCAGCGGCCCCGGCATCGCCCTGAAGGGAGAAGGCATCGGCCTCGCCGTGATGGCGGAGCTGCCCCTGGTGATCTTCGATATCCAGCGCGGCGGTCCCAGCACGGGCCTCCCCACCAAGACCGAGCAGGCCGACCTGATGCAGGCCCTCTACGGGCGCAACAGCGAGAATCCCATCGTGGTCATCGCGCCGTGCACGCCCGGGGACTGCTTCTACATCGCCTACGAAGCGGTGCGCATCGCCATCAAGTACATGGTGCCCGTGATGGTGCTCTCGGACGGCTATCTCGCCAATGGATCCGAGCCCTGGCTGATTCCGGACGCCAAGACGCTCCCCGATATCCCGGTGAACTTCCGCACGGAGAAAGAAGGCTTCCAGGCCTACCTCCGCGACGCGGCCACCCTGGCCCGGCCCTGGGTCCGCCCCGGGACGCCCGGCCTCGAGCACAGGATCGGCGGCATCGAGAAGCAGGACGGCACGGGGAATATCTCCTACGAGCCGGACAACCACGACCACATGGTCCGGACCCGCGCCGAGAAGGTCCGGCGCGTGGCCCAGGAGATCCCGGCCACCGTGGTCAACGGCCCGGAGTCCGGCGACGTCCTCGTGGTCGGATGGGGCGGCACGTACGGAGCCATCACGGCGGCGGTCGAGGAAGCGCAGATGGAGGGCAAGTCGGTCGCCTCGGCCCATATCCGCCACCTCAACCCGCTTCCGCCCGACCTCGGGCAGATCCTGCGGCAGTACCGTCGCGTGCTGGTGCCCGAGATCAACCTCGGCCAGCTCGTGCGCGTGCTCCGCGCGGAGTACCTGGTCGACGCCGTCGGCTTCAATCGCGTCCGTGGCATGCCCCTGGCCAGCCAGGAGATTCTCGAGGCCATCCACCAACTTCTGGAGGCAAAGCAGTGA